In Lonchura striata isolate bLonStr1 chromosome 11, bLonStr1.mat, whole genome shotgun sequence, the following proteins share a genomic window:
- the RGMA gene encoding repulsive guidance molecule A, protein MRPPRERIVVKARAGWMGMGRGAGSTALGLFQILPVFLCIFPSATSPCKILKCNSEFWAATSGSHHLGAEEAPEFCTALRAYAHCTRRTARTCRGDLAYHSAVHGIDDLMVQHNCSKDGPTSQPRLRTLPPGDSQERSDSPEICHYEKSFHKHSAAPNYTHCGLFGDPHLRTFTDTFQTCKVQGAWPLIDNNYLNVQVTNTPVLPGSSATATSKLTIIFKSFQECVDQKVYQAEMDELPAAFVDGSKNGGDKHGANSLKITEKVSGQHIEIQAKYIGTTIVVRQVGRYLTFAVRMPEEVVNAVEDRDSQGLYLCLRGCPASQQIDFQSIRSAQATEGRARRKGPSLPAPPEAFTYETATAKCREKLPVEDLYFQSCVFDLLTTGDVNFMLAAYYAFEDVKMLHSNKDKLHLYERTRVLTPGNTAPTGTHPTLWVALLCLCWLCLL, encoded by the exons GGAGAGGATAGTGGTTAAAGCTCGAGCTGGATGGATGGGTatggggagaggggcaggatccACAGCCCTGGGACTTTTCCAAATCCTCCCTGTCTTTCTCTGCATCTTCCCTTCAG CGACGTCTCCATGCAAGATCCTCAAGTGCAACTCTGAGTTCTGGGCGGCCACGTCGGGCTCGCACCACCTGGGCGCGGAGGAGGCGCCGGAGTTCTGCACGGCGCTGCGGGCGTACGCGCACTGCACGCGCCGCACCGCCCGCACCTGCAGGGGAGACCTGGCCTACCACTCGGCCGTGCATGGCATAGACGATCTCATGGTGCAGCACAACTGCTCCAAGGATGGCCCCACGTCCCAGCCCCGCCTCCGGACATTGCCCCCCGGGGACAGCCAGGAGCGCTCCGACAGCCCCGAGATCTGCCACTACGAGAAGAGCTTCCACAAGCACTCGGCCGCCCCCAACTACACCCACTGCGGGCTCTTTGGGGACCCCCACCTCAGGACTTTCACGGACACTTTCCAGACCTGCAAGGTGCAGGGGGCGTGGCCGCTCATAGACAATAACTACCTGAACGTGCAGGTCACCAACACGCCGGTGCTGCCTGGCTCCTCGGCCACCGCCACCAGCAAG CTCACCATCATCTTCAAGAGCTTCCAGGAGTGTGTGGATCAGAAAGTGTACCAGGCAGAGATGGACGAGCTCCCCGCTGCCTTTGTCGACGGCTCCAAGAACGGAGGGGACAAGCACGGGGCCAACAGCCTGAAGATCACAGAGAAGGTGTCGGGCCAGCACATCGAGATCCAGGCCAAGTACATCGGCACCACCATCGTGGTGAGGCAGGTGGGGCGGTACCTCACCTTCGCCGTGCGCATGCCGGAGGAGGTGGTCAACGCCGTGGAGGACCGGGACAGTCAGGGCCTCTACCTGTGCCTCCGTGGCTGTCCAGCCAGCCAGCAGATTGACTTCCAGAGCATCCGCTCGGCTCAGGCCACCGAGGGGCGTGCCCGAAGGAAGGGGCCCAGCCTGCCCGCCCCCCCCGAGGCCTTCACCTACGAAACGGCCACGGCCAAGTGCAGGGAAAAGCTGCCCGTGGAGGACCTCTACTTCCAGTCCTGTGTCTTTGACCTCCTCACCACGGGGGATGTCAACTTCATGCTGGCTGCTTACTATGCCTTTGAGGACGTGAAGATGCTTCACTCCAACAAAGACAAGCTGCACCTCTATGAAAGGACACGGGTTCTGACCCCAGGCAACACGGCTCCCACGGGAACGCATCCCACCCTCTGGGTAGCACTGCTGTGTTTGTGTTGGTTGTGCTTGTTATAG